AATTCTGAAGAAGCAGCTGAAGAAGTTGTAAAACCTAAATTTTTAGTAGAAGGTATTGCTCTAATTATAATGGGATTTACGTCAACAGCAACCTTTCAAATTTTCTTAAATGTAAATAAAAATTTCGGAATAGATGCGGTAGGTATGACTGCAAGTGCAGCTGGAAAAATTCAAGCTAATTATGCACTTGGTTCCATTTGTGCGGTTATATTGACAGCTTTATTAGTTAAAAAACTAGTTAAGCCTGTAAGATTCTTATTTATATATCCTTTGATTTCTTTTGTAATGTTAATGGCTATGTTTATTACAAAAAGTCAAACTATTGCTCTTATAGGTGGTTTTGTTATCGGTTTCTCAGCAGCAGGAGGAGTACTACAGTTAGTTGTATCTACAATGTCAGATTTATTTCCAGTTTCAAAAGGAAAAATTACAAGTATGGTTATGATGTCATCTAGTATTGCAACTTTTGCAGTTACTGCCATAGCTGGATTTGTTACAAAATCTGTTGGAATACAGTATACATTAGTAGTAGCAGCAGCTATTACAGCTGTAGGAGTACTTTTATCAATAGTTGTAAACGTAAGGTACAATCAGTTAGTAAAAGCAAAAAAACAATTAACATAAATAATAAATAAGTGGTCGCCAAGTTATCATAAATTTTTATGCTATTAAGGCGGCCACTTGTTTAAAAAGTAATTGGAAGCATTATGTGAAACTCAGAACCAATGCCGATAGTGCTAAGGACGTTTATACTGCCCCTATGTTCATCAACTATACTTTGAGCTATAGAGAGCCCTAACCCTGTTCCTCCTTGGCTTCTTGAACGAGATTTGTCCACTCTATAAAATCTTTCAAAAATTTTTTCTATATGTTCTTTTGGTATACCTTCACCATTATCTTTAATCTTTAGTTCACATATATTATTATGTTTTAAAAGGCAAACTTCAATTTTTCCATTAGAGGGAGTATGTTTAATGGCGTTATCAAGCATAATATTTATTAGTTGAATAATTCTCCACTCATTTCCCAAGATAATTATTTCATTTTCTATATTAAAAACTAGTTCTATATTTTTTTTATTAGTTAAAACTTTAAAAGTTTCATAAGTATTATTTATTGTGGTGCTTATGTTGAAATTTGACATTGGCATTTCTTCTTTTTTTACTCTAGCTAAGAACAATAAATCTTCTATAAGTTTTGTCATTCTAAAAAGTTCACTTTGAATGTTATTTAGCCATTTCATTTGACTATGTACGGTTTTATCTTTATTTTCAACTACTATTTCTAAGGTTGAATTCAAAACTGCAAGAGGAGTTCTAAGTTCATGTGAAGCATCAGCTATAAAGATATTTTGTTTATCTAAAGTTGTTTTAACTGGAACAATGGCTTTATTAGCAAGATATAAACTAATAATAATGACAAGAATAACACTTATAGTACCAACAAATAAAAACGATATAATAAGGTAAGTGTATAAATTGATTTCCATGTTGTTATCGATAAAGGCAATTATAAAACCATATTTTTTAGGAACCTTCAAAAATTTAAATCTTAAATGCCCAGTTTTAATATTTCCATACTGTATACCTTTTTTTAAAACTGTATTTTTTAAATTTGTAATATCACATTTTGGTATATTTATATTTTTAGAGTATCCCAAAACTTTTCCATATTTATTTATTTTTATAAAGAAGCTACTTGATACTACCATTTTTACATTATTTGAGGGACCTTTTATTAGAGAAACAGTCTCTTCATTTCTAGCAATATCATTTAAAACCACAGAAACTTGTAAATTCATTTCGTATAAGGTTATATAATATATTCCTAAAAAGATAATTAAAATTACTATAGTAAGGCAAATAGCATTAATTGTTAACAGTTGTATTTTTAATTTTTTGAACATCTAATTAATCTCCTTAAGACAGTAACCACTTCCGCGTATAGTTTCTATAAGCACTTTACAATTTAAAGTTGCAAGCTTTTTTCTTAAATATGATATATAAACTTCAATATTATTTAGTTCAATAGTGGCTTGGAAGCCCCAAATTTTTTGTAAAAGTTGTTCTTTAGTTATAACCATATTTTTATTTTTTAGCATTATTTCAAACACCTGAGATTCTTTAGAAGATAGTTTTATAGTTTCTTTATCAGTCTTAATTTCACCTCTTAAAGGATTAAAGGTGAGATTATGTATTTGAAGCTCCTCATTGTTTATAGAGTCAGTTTGTCGTCTGCCAAGAGCGCGCAATCTTGCAAGCAGCTCATCTTTGGAAAATGGTTTTACAAGATAATCGTCTGCCCCACTGTCTAAACCCTCAATCCTATCTTTTATAGAATCTTTAGCAGTCAAAATTAGTACAGGAGTTGTAATCTTTTGCTTTCGTAAATTTTTTAACACGTCTAATCCTTCTTTTAATGGAAGCATGCGATCTAATATTATTATATTGTATTTTTCAGATTCGGCCATTTTCTCACCTTGTATACCATCAAAAGCAGTATCTACTATATAGTTATTCTTTTTTAGAGTATAAACAAGGGCATCAGAAAGATGTATTTCATCTTCAACTAACAATATTTTCACGTTAAACTCACCACCTTCCACTTTTTTGAAATATATATTTACCATTAATATTAAAATGTAACTTAAGCTTAAATTGACAAAAAAATGTTTTTTCAAACTTAATTATATATCAAAAAGCTTAAGAAAAGCTTAAGAAATATATTAACAAAGAGTTTACAGTAGTTTTAAGAAAAGATTAAGAGAGAGAATATAATATTAAGATGTAACATGATATTTAAAGAAAGGTTTTTAATATGATTTATTGTAAAAGGAGACGATGAAAATATGACCGATAAAGTAATTCAATATTCTATAGTGGTACCTCTGTATAATGAAGAACTTGTTGTAAAAGAAACATATAAGAGGTTAAAAAGTGTCATGGATTCTACAGGAGAGAATTATGAGATTATTTTTGTAAATGATGGTAGTAGAGATAAAACAGCAGTAATAACAAAAGAAATATGTGATAGAGATAAGAAGATTAAGTTTATAAGTTTTTCAAGAAATTTTGGACATCAATTAGCAATAACAGCAGGCATGGATAATTCTAGTGGAAATGCTGTAGTTGTTATCGATGCAGACTTACAAGACCCTCCAGAAGTAATACTTAAAATGATTGAAAAGTGGAAGGAGGGATATGAAGTAGTGTATGGACAAAGGGCTAAAAGAAAGGGAGAGACTTTTTTCAAAAAGCTTACTGCAAGAATTTTCTATAGAATGTTAAATAGTATGACAGATATTGATATACCTGTTGACACAGGAGATTTTCGTCTAATAGACAGGAAGGTCTGCGATGCATTAAAAACAGTGCCAGAGAGAAATAGATATGTGCGAGGTCTTATAAGTTGGCTTGGTTTTAAGCAAATAGGAGTTCAGTTTATAAGGGAAGAGAGATTTGCAGGAGAAACAAAGTATCCTCTTAAGAAAATGGTGGAATTTGCTACAGATGCTATTACTTCATTTTCATATAAACCACTTAAACTAGCAATGTATTCAGGAAGTATTATATCTATAATAAGCTTTGTATATCTTATATTTGTCATTATTCAAAAGCTATTTACAAATGGTATTGTAGCTGGATGGACTTCTTTAGTGGCACTTATGCTGTTTTTTAATGGAGTTATACTTATGATTCTAGGAATTATGGGTGAATATATAGGGAGAATTTATGATGAGGCAAAGGGCAGACCGCTATATATAATTGGGGAAAAGAAGGGATTTTGATGCTAAATAAAGTAGGATATATATTTAACGGACGATTGAAGCAAATAAGTAGATTTTCAGCAGTTGGAGTCATTAATACTTTAATAGATTTTGTTATGTTTACTCTATTTAATAGTGTAATAGGGGTAGGATATAGCATAAGTCAAGTAATAGGATATGGTAGTGGAGTCATTAACAGCTTTATATTCAATAAAAAATGGACTTTCTCTGATAAAGCGGGTAAAAAAAAGCTTCATAAGGAATTAATAAGATTTATTTTTATTAATGTTATTACACTTCTAGTTACCTTAGTATCTATGAATTTGTTTGTAAAAGGTTTAGGGATTAATGTTTATGTAGCTAAGATATTAGTAACCCTTATTGCTCAGGCTATAAACTTTTTAGGTTATAAAATTTTAGTATTTAGTTAATTGCGCACGGAGGATAGATAAGTGAAAAAAATAAAATTATTGAAAGAACACATCATGTTAGCAGCAATTCTTATATTATCTGCAATTTTAAATTTCGGGAATCTAAAACTTGAGGGATATGGAAATGAATATTACTCTGCAAGTGTTAAGAGTATGCTTACAAGTTTTAAAAACTTATTTTTTTTAGCATCAGATCCTAAGGGTTTTTCAACTATAGATAAACCGCCTATAGGCTTCTGGCTGCAAGCAATTTCAGTAAAGATTTTTGGCTTTAATAGTTTTGGTATTATGTTACCTCAAGCTATTGCAGGAATAATTTCAGTTGCAATTATATATTTTCTTGTAAAGAAATACTTTGGTGTAAAAGCAGGGCTTGTTTCGGCATTATGTCTTGCAACTACTCCTATTTTTGTTGCTGTAAGCAGAAACAATACAATAGACAATCAATTGGTAATGGTACTCTTGATTGCAGCTTATTTTTTATTGAAAGCTATTGAGAGTGCAAAACTAAGGCATCTTATTATAAGTTTAGCTTTAGTTGGGATTGGATTTAATATAAAGATGCTTCAGGCATATTTAATAATTCCAGCTATATATATTACATATTTTATAGCATCCAATATAAAAATGAAAAAGAGAATTATAAATCTAGTTATTTCTACGGTAATATTGGTAGTTGTATCTTTCTCGTGGGCTACTGTTGTAGACTTAGTTCCGGCAGCTAATAGACCATACGTTGGAAGTAGTGCAAATAACTCAGAATTACAACTTATTGTTGGACATAATGGAGTTGAAAGATTAAATAATCAAAATAGCATTGGAAAAGAAATGTTCTCTATAGTTCAAAGGAAGATGAAAAAGAAAAGCAGTAATAAGAAAAAATCGAGTAATATTGTTAAAATTGTAGGAGCATTAGTTACTAACTCTTACTTAGATCAAATAAGTTGGCTTATACCACTGGCTATATTTGGATTTATAGCAGCTGCTTTAAAAGAGAAATTAAAGAGACCTTTTGATAATGGTAGAAAAATATCTATAGTATTTTGGATGGCCTACTTTTTGCCACAAGCCTTCTACTTTACATTTACACAAGGTTCTTCTCAAGGTTATTATTTAACAATGCTTTCAGCACCAATTGCAGCCCTTGTAGGTATTGGAATGAGATATCTTTGGAACTTATATAGAGAAAACAACAAAGGGGCATATATGCTTCCAATAGCCTTTTTGATTGACGGTGGATTTCAATTTATATTGTTATATTTCTATAGTAATATTTCAAGTGTAGTTAGCATTTTGATGGCTGTAGTTGGGATATTTAGTTTAGTAAGTTCCGGTGCTTTAATTTTAAATAAGAAAAAGAGTAAATTAAATAGTGGGTTTAAAAAAGCAATAACAGCATTGGGGTTGATAGGATTGATAATAACTCCAATGGTCTGGTCTGGAACAACTTTAGTATATAAAATGCTAGGAAGCTTTCCAACAGCAGGTTTTGAACTGAGAAGCAATAGCAGCATAATGAGTAATGTATTGACACAGATGAGTAGTGAAACAACACCAACTACTTTTAAACTTATGAAATATCTAGAGTCGCATGAGGATAATGAAAAATATTTGTTAATAACAGCTAATCCCATAATAGATGTATCAAGTATGGAACTTTATACAGATAGATCAGCTATAGCACTAGGTGGTTTTATGAGCACAGATAAGGTTATAAGTTTAAATGAATTTAAGGAAATGGTTAAAAATGGTCAGGTTAGATATGTTATGTATTCTGACATAGTAAGTAATGCTGATAAAGATAATCCCAATAATGCAATATTTGCTTGGGTGAAAAATAATGGAAAACTTGTTGATAAGAATGAGTGGTATGATTCGGATGATAAAAAACTCAGTGTTATGTGTTCACCAGAATTTTCTAAGCTTTATGATTTGAAAGGTTGTAAAGTTAATTAAAATTATTTGATTGAAAAGAGCTGTATAGTTAACATAAATTTTACGTTAATTACACAGCTCTTTTATTATAATATTTTTTCATAGAGTCTAAAGACATCTAAGCCATAATGAGAAAGACCTAGGTCAACAGAAGAAACGTAGTTAAAACCACATTTTTCATACAATTTAATTGCAGGAAAGTTTTTCTCATAAACATCTAATCTAACAGCTTTAGCATGATTTTTAATACTGTATTTAGTTGAGAAATCTATAAGGCTCTCTCCAATACCATGCCTTAAAAACTTAGGATGAACTACAAAGGTATATATAATAAATACATCCGAATAATCTGATTCAAAACTCCATTTTACATTATAATATGCTGGTTCTGGCTTATGACTTAATATTAAAGAGCCTACTATTTTCCCATGGTATTTTGCAATATATAGATTGCCATTTTTTATACCATCAATTGCATTTTGTCTAACAGGATACACTCCTTTTATCCAGCCTGGATAGTTTATTTCTGATGCCAAATAGTCATTTAAATCATTATAAAGAAGTTCTAGTTCATCAATATCATTTATTGTACCTAATTGAATAGTAGGTGACACGTTTATCAACTCCCTAAAATTTTATTCATTAATATTAAGTTCAAGAAAAGTATTTCCATCTAAATCTTTTATTTCAAATAAATTATCGCAAAGTACAGCATAAGAATTTGGACTGTCTTCTTTTGGTATAGAGATAGAACCAGGATTTATTATGTATATATTATTTTTCTTTTTTGCAACAGGAACATGGGTGTGACCATAAAGAAAAATATCACCATCTCTAAGTTTGGGCAAATTATCCTCATTATAAACATGACCGTGAGTTAAAAAGACTCTTTTATCATTGTATAAAATAGTAGAGTAGGTTGACATTATAGGGTAGGTTAAGACCATCTCATCAACTTCGCTGTCGCAGTTTCCACGAATAGCAATTATTTTTTCACTATATGTATTTAAAAGTTCAGCTACATCTTTTGGATTGTAACCTAAAGGAAGTGGATTTCTAGCACCATGATATAATTCATCTCCAAGGATAACTATAAAATCAGCCTTTTCAGCGTTGAATCTATTTAGGGCTTTTTGAAGATAATTGAGTGAGCCGTGGATATCAGACATAAAAAAGATTTTCATTTTACATACCGTCCTTTCAATATTAAGTATATTTTATTTAATTTGAGAATTTGTGTCAACATAAAGAATATAATAATATTAATTCTACTGCCCATATAAATTTGAATAGGTGGTGAAATATTTTGGATAAAATAATACTGGAAATTTTAAAAGCTATGCAGCAGGACATTAAAGTGATTAAACAGGAACTAGCGGGAGCAAAAGAAGAAATAAGGCTTACAAAGCTAGAGGTAAAAAGATTAAAAAAAGGAGAAGAAGAGAAAAATAAAGTACTTATTGAATTACAAACACTTATGGATAATGTTTTGGAAAATCAGGAAAATATAAAAACAAAAATAGATAGCGTTGGTACAGAATGTGAAAGTATGAGAAAAGATTTAAGTAATATTGAAGTTATAACAGCTAGTAACTGGTCAGATATAGCCAAATTAAAAAATGTGAAATAATTCATACAGGTTTTAAAGTAAACTGCTATTTTCTAATTAAAATTATTTATGTGGTATACTAGTAAAGAAAAAGATTTGAATATAAAAGTACGAGGTAATAATATGAAGAAACTAGAGTTTAAAGATTTAGGATTAAGTGAAGAAATTTTAGAGTCAATAGGAAAGCTTGGGTACAAAACACCATCAAGTATTCAGGAAAAAGTTATCCCAATAATTCTTAAAAATAGAGATATAATTGCAAAAGCAAAAACAGGAAGTGGAAAAACAGCTGCTTTTGCAATTCCAATATGTGAAAAAATAGAATTAGAAGAAAAGGCTCCGCAGGTTTTAGTTTTAACACCAACACGTGAACTTGCATATCAGATAAAAGAAGATTTTTTAAACATAGGTAGGTTTAAAAGGTTAAGGTGCGTAAGTATTTTTGGAAAAGAACCTATTTCAAATCAAATAAGGGAGCTTAAGCAGAGATGTCACATTGTAGTTGGAACCCCAGGTAGAATATTAGATCATATAGAAAGAGAAACCTTAAATCTTTCAAAGATAAAATATGTTGTTATAGATGAAGCAGATGAAATGCTTAATATGGGATTTATAGAACAAGTGGAAGGGATACTTTCAAAGCTTGAAAAGAATAGAAATACCCTTCTTTTTTCAGCTACACTTCCGGAAACCATAGTGAATTTATCTGAGAAATACATGAAAAACGCTGAAAATGTTGAGGTGAAAGATGAAGCTTCAAGTAAAGGTGAAATTGAGGAGCTTTACTATAAGGTAGAGGCAAGAGAAAAGTTTTCGCTTTTAGTTAAGCTTATATATAAAGAGCTTCCCGGCAGTTCTATTGTATTCTGTAGAACAAAAGATAATGTGGAAGAGGTATTTGGTAAAATGAAGGATAAAGGATTTATATGTGGTGCCCTTCATGGTGGTATGCTTCAGCAGGATAGAATACAGGTTATGAATGACTTTAAAAAAGGTAAATTTACATTTCTAGTAGCAACAGATGTAGCTGCAAGGGGTATTGATGTTGAAAACATAACACATGTCATAAATTACGATATACCTATGGAGAAGGAAAGTTATATTCATAGAATAGGTAGAACTGGACGTATGGGAAACAGAGGAAAGGCTATAACCTTTGTTACTATGAAGGAAGAAAGATTTCTAAAAGATATTGAAAATGAATTTTCGCGTTATATAAAAGAAGGAAATATGCCAACAAAAGAAGAGGTTCTAAAGGGAAGAGAGACTTTAAAAAGTACCTCTCAAAAGCTCAATAAAACAAAACATAATAAAATAGAAAAATTAAATAAAGATATTACGAAGCTTCATTTAAGTGCAGGAAAGAAAAAGAAAATAAGACCGGGAGATATAGCGGGAACCATATCAAGCATAGAGGGAATAAAGCCTGAAGACATTGGTATAATTGATATACACGATAGTTTTTCATATGTAGAAATATTAAATGGTAAGGGAAATGTTGTTATTAAGGCAATGGAGAGTAAGACTATAAAAGGCAAAAAAGTTAGGGCACAGGTGGCACAGAAATAAAAGAAGTGAATATAATAATTAATGGTAATATTTTAGAGAGGTAAATTAGTTGAGGATATATGTTGTTAGGCCAGGTGACAGTGTTTACAGTATAGCGAGAAGCTTTGGCGTTACACCTGAAAGTATTTTAGAGTCAAATAAGCTTCAAAATAATCAATTAGTTATAGGTCAGACGGTTGTTGTACCGAGTACAGAAATATCCTATAGAGTAAGACCTGGAGATACCCTGTGGTCTATATCACGAAAGTTTAGGGTATCACCTGAAAGTATTCAAAAGTTAAATAATCTTCAAAATCCATCTCAAGTTTATCCAGGGCTTATTTTAAGAATACCTGAAAATGCAAAAAATTACGGAACCATAGAGGTAAATGCATTTATACAGCCATCAACCAAGGAAAAGGAAGATGCAGTTTTGAGTGAAAGTTTACCATATCTTACTTATATAACACCCTTTAGTCATCATGTAACAGAAACAGCAGGTCTCACACCCCTTGACGATGAAAATATAATAAATCAAGCAAAAAAAGCAGGGGTTAATCCAATGCTTTCTGTTACCAATATAACAGGCACCACTGGGTCAAATTTTAATAGTGAGCTTATAAGTAACATACTTAATAGTGAAACTCTTGAGAATATCCTTATAAATAATATTTTGAGTCTGATTAGAAGTAAAGGTTATTATGGGGTAATAGTTGATTTTGAGAGAATACCACCAAAGGATAGGGAAAACTATAATAATTTTTTAAGAAAGCTCACAGAAAGACTACATCCTGATTATAAAGTAGCAACAGCATTGGCACCAAAAACCTATGATATAAAGGAAGGTTCCTGGCATGGAGCACATGATTACAAGGCGCATGGAGAGATTGTGGACTTTGTTATAATTATGACCTACGAATGGGGTTGGTCAGGAGGCCCACCACTAGCTGTGGCTCCGATAGATCAAGTTGAGAAGGTAATAAGATATGCGGTAAGTGTTATTCCGCCTTCGAAAATAATGATGGGAATTCCACTGTATGGTTATGATTGGACGCTTCCGTATATACCTAAAGGAGAATTTGCAGAAACTATAGGAAATGATGAAGCAATAGAAAGAGCAAGAAAATATGGAGCTAGAATAAAGTATGACATAAAATCTCAGTCGCCTTACTATAACTATGTAGACGCAGAGGGTAGACAGCACGTAGTTTGGTTTGAAGATGCAAGAAGTGTTGAAGAAAAGTACAAATTAGTTTTTAGGTATAAATTAAAAGGTGTAAGCTATTGGGTTTTAGCTAGGTCCTTCACTCAAAATTTTAAGGTTTTAGATAATATGTTTATGATAAAAAAATATAATCAATAGAATAGCGATGGTATGAGTATATAATATTGGAACAGGAGCGTACATTAGTTTTTACGTTCCTTCTTTTATTTTTTGGAAAACATAAAAAAAGAATGAAGTAATATATTTACAAAACGATAATTAAGTTGAAAACAATATAATATATGGAGGAAGAAAAATGAAAAAAAAATTAAAAATCGTTATAAGTATGTCATTACTTATAACTTTTAGTAGCGTATCAAATGTATTTGCAGCATCAGTTAAAAAAGGAAACCATAATTTAAAATTGGCAGCATATTCGCAAATGAAAAAAAGTATCAAAACTGCAGAAGCTGAGACACATTATAATGAAGCTACACCTGGAAGTGGTTTTATTAATGCAAAAGTAGGGGATGTGTTAGATAACCCAGAAGAAAGTTGGACAAGATATGATGATTCTAATAGCAAAATAGTTTATAAAGGTAATTGGACAACTTTAAATTATGGAGGAGATGGTAACTGGGATAAACAATATCAAGGAACAAATTCACTAGATGCAAGTATTGTATTTTGTTTTAAAGGAACCAAACTTAGATTGATATCTTCAATGTCAAACTATTGTAGCAATAACATAATAGTAACTATTGATGGAAAAGTTGATCATTTTAATGAAGGAAATAATAGTGATGGTGCTTTATGGAAAATGTTGGCTTATCAAAAGGATGGATTAGAGGATAAAATACATACAGTAAAAATATCAATGGCTCCTAACGAAACAAAACCAATAGATAATAAAAAAAATGGTGAAAACAATTATTGGATGGAATTAGATGCTGTTGATATAGATACAACTGGTGCGTTAGAAGATTTACCTACTGTAAATTTAGATAAGACAGAAGATTCAATATTAAAAGATCAAACAGAGCAACTAGTGGCTACAGTTAATCCGGAAGATTTGGCAAATAAGGACTTAGATTGGGTATCAAGTGATCCAAGTATAGCAACAGTTGATGAATCTGGAAAAGTAACAGGGATAAAGCCTGGAAATACTACTATAACAGCTACAACTAAGGATGGAAGTAATATAAGTGCAACATGTAAATTAGCAGTTGATGATTATTGGACTGGAACTACTTTAGGTAATGCTACTGTAAAAAATAAATTAGATCAACCTGATAAGGGTTGGATAAGATATGATGATTCTAATAGTAGAGTATTGCATAATGGTAGCTTTGAGACTTTAAAACTTGGAGGAAGCGAAAATTGTGGAGGCTCTTATCAAGGAACCCATTCAAAAGATGCAAGTATTGTATTTTCCTTTAAAGGAACTAAACTTAGGTTGATATCTTCAATGTCAAACTATTGTAGCGATGGAATAATGGTAACTATTGATGGAAAAAGTGAATATTTTGATGAAGGAAATAATAGTGATACTGCTTTATGGCAAATGTTGGTTTATCAAAAGGATGGGTTAGAGGATACAATACATACAGTAAAAATATCAATGGATAATGAAACACAACCAACAACTAATACAAAAATTGGTGCAAACAATTATTGGATGGAATTAGATGCTATTGATGTTGGTTTAGATGATGGACAAGCTCCACAAGATTTACCGGAAACAAATTTGAATTAAAAATAGTAAAAATCGAAAAAATAATAGAACTCATTTGTTATGAGTTAATTGTTTAAAGTGAAAAATTTACAAACAAAGAAAGAAGGATATAGATTCCTTCTTTTTTATTTAGCATATTTAGATGCTATCAAAAAGCTAAAACAGGGAGCTTCAGCTCCCCCCTATACCTACTTTTGTATGGTCTCCACAAGCTTCTTTACAATGTCCTGCATTTCCTCTATTGCCTTAAGAATTTCACCTATATTTTCATTCTGCTGTTCAATATTTCCTAGAATCTCTTCACTTGAAGCTGCATGCTGCTCGGACATACTTGATATAAAATCCATTTCCTCTTCAATATCTTTGAACAGGTCAGTTATATTATTTATCATTCTAGTTTCATCAAATATATTTAGTTTATTTGTATTAAAGGAACTAACTACAAAATTAAATTTGTTTAAAACATCATAAACTAGAGTAAAGCTTTCCTTGGCAGCTAAATTTCCTTTTGCAACTTTATTGAAGGTTTCGTTTGTTATCAAGTTTATTTCTTCAATAATTTCATTTATATTGTTGACCATTTCAGAGCTGCTGGTTGCAAGTTTATTTATTTCATCTGCTACTATAGCAAAACCACGTCCTGCTTCACCAGCCTTTGCGGCTTCTATATTAGCGTTTATAGAAAGAAGATTTGTTTGGTCGGCTATGCGTTTAATAGAACTCAAAAATTTTGTTATTTTACCAGCACTTTCTTGGAGCTTTATTACGGTTTCAAGAGAGGAATCCACAGCATCCTTAACGACTCTTACCTTATCACACATAGTGTTTATTTTATCGGTACCTTCTTTTATATTATCATTTAGTGTTATTTCTGATTCTTTGATACCATTTGAAAGCTCTTCAACTTTAACTTCTTTTTGAAAAACTGTTTGTATTTTATTAGATATAGTTAATATACTTTTGGCTTCTTCACTTATCCCTTCGGCATTTTCGTTTACAGCTTGTGTTATTTCACCGCTGGATTGTTTTAGACCAATTAGATTTAAATCGAAGCTTTTTAGATTTTTATCTAGTACAGTTGAAGTTTCAGAAATCAAGTCCATTGAAGCTTCTAAATTTTTTATCAATTTTTGGGTTTCCAAATCTTTTTTTTGTAGAGATTTTGTTAAGGCATTAGCCCACCTAGTTAAGAGATATATTAATACTATTACAGCATTTACTAAAACTAAAGTGAATATGAACATGAGAAGATTTGAATTAAAACCTAGAAGCATTTTTGATGAAATTATATATAAAGTTATCAAGGATATATTAAGAAAAAATCCATGAAATATTATAAGCTTTTCATTAAAGTACGTAGATATGGT
The Clostridium felsineum DSM 794 DNA segment above includes these coding regions:
- a CDS encoding sensor histidine kinase, with product MFKKLKIQLLTINAICLTIVILIIFLGIYYITLYEMNLQVSVVLNDIARNEETVSLIKGPSNNVKMVVSSSFFIKINKYGKVLGYSKNINIPKCDITNLKNTVLKKGIQYGNIKTGHLRFKFLKVPKKYGFIIAFIDNNMEINLYTYLIISFLFVGTISVILVIIISLYLANKAIVPVKTTLDKQNIFIADASHELRTPLAVLNSTLEIVVENKDKTVHSQMKWLNNIQSELFRMTKLIEDLLFLARVKKEEMPMSNFNISTTINNTYETFKVLTNKKNIELVFNIENEIIILGNEWRIIQLINIMLDNAIKHTPSNGKIEVCLLKHNNICELKIKDNGEGIPKEHIEKIFERFYRVDKSRSRSQGGTGLGLSIAQSIVDEHRGSINVLSTIGIGSEFHIMLPITF
- a CDS encoding response regulator transcription factor, translated to MKILLVEDEIHLSDALVYTLKKNNYIVDTAFDGIQGEKMAESEKYNIIILDRMLPLKEGLDVLKNLRKQKITTPVLILTAKDSIKDRIEGLDSGADDYLVKPFSKDELLARLRALGRRQTDSINNEELQIHNLTFNPLRGEIKTDKETIKLSSKESQVFEIMLKNKNMVITKEQLLQKIWGFQATIELNNIEVYISYLRKKLATLNCKVLIETIRGSGYCLKEIN
- a CDS encoding GtrA family protein; the protein is MLMLNKVGYIFNGRLKQISRFSAVGVINTLIDFVMFTLFNSVIGVGYSISQVIGYGSGVINSFIFNKKWTFSDKAGKKKLHKELIRFIFINVITLLVTLVSMNLFVKGLGINVYVAKILVTLIAQAINFLGYKILVFS
- a CDS encoding glycosyltransferase family 39 protein → MKKIKLLKEHIMLAAILILSAILNFGNLKLEGYGNEYYSASVKSMLTSFKNLFFLASDPKGFSTIDKPPIGFWLQAISVKIFGFNSFGIMLPQAIAGIISVAIIYFLVKKYFGVKAGLVSALCLATTPIFVAVSRNNTIDNQLVMVLLIAAYFLLKAIESAKLRHLIISLALVGIGFNIKMLQAYLIIPAIYITYFIASNIKMKKRIINLVISTVILVVVSFSWATVVDLVPAANRPYVGSSANNSELQLIVGHNGVERLNNQNSIGKEMFSIVQRKMKKKSSNKKKSSNIVKIVGALVTNSYLDQISWLIPLAIFGFIAAALKEKLKRPFDNGRKISIVFWMAYFLPQAFYFTFTQGSSQGYYLTMLSAPIAALVGIGMRYLWNLYRENNKGAYMLPIAFLIDGGFQFILLYFYSNISSVVSILMAVVGIFSLVSSGALILNKKKSKLNSGFKKAITALGLIGLIITPMVWSGTTLVYKMLGSFPTAGFELRSNSSIMSNVLTQMSSETTPTTFKLMKYLESHEDNEKYLLITANPIIDVSSMELYTDRSAIALGGFMSTDKVISLNEFKEMVKNGQVRYVMYSDIVSNADKDNPNNAIFAWVKNNGKLVDKNEWYDSDDKKLSVMCSPEFSKLYDLKGCKVN
- a CDS encoding MFS transporter, whose protein sequence is MKKYYPTAFCLYLNYFVHGIGASILAQNSKSLQAMWHTDAAAVLYVISALGIGRLIALPFSGAISDKFGRRPTVLLGMLIYAAFFGLILITPNASVGFAVALLAGIANSFLDLGCIPAAMEILVESTGLASILTKLFISIGQYALPVAIGLLLSNNLYFGYSFIICIVILVINGIILLKLPFAPMRAKKAENSEEAAEEVVKPKFLVEGIALIIMGFTSTATFQIFLNVNKNFGIDAVGMTASAAGKIQANYALGSICAVILTALLVKKLVKPVRFLFIYPLISFVMLMAMFITKSQTIALIGGFVIGFSAAGGVLQLVVSTMSDLFPVSKGKITSMVMMSSSIATFAVTAIAGFVTKSVGIQYTLVVAAAITAVGVLLSIVVNVRYNQLVKAKKQLT
- a CDS encoding glycosyltransferase family 2 protein, whose translation is MTDKVIQYSIVVPLYNEELVVKETYKRLKSVMDSTGENYEIIFVNDGSRDKTAVITKEICDRDKKIKFISFSRNFGHQLAITAGMDNSSGNAVVVIDADLQDPPEVILKMIEKWKEGYEVVYGQRAKRKGETFFKKLTARIFYRMLNSMTDIDIPVDTGDFRLIDRKVCDALKTVPERNRYVRGLISWLGFKQIGVQFIREERFAGETKYPLKKMVEFATDAITSFSYKPLKLAMYSGSIISIISFVYLIFVIIQKLFTNGIVAGWTSLVALMLFFNGVILMILGIMGEYIGRIYDEAKGRPLYIIGEKKGF